GCCAAATAATCATGAACTTCAATAAGTTTGTCAAAAATAGTCAAATTAAAACCTGAGCTAAGCAGCACATCTAAAATACTATTTTTTCTTTTTTTGACAAGCACCCACAATAAATCTTTTTCTTGTATTTTATAGGGTTTTTTATAAACAAAAAGAGCACTAATTATATCATCATACAAATAATCTATACTAGAAACATAGTCTGGGATATAATTGTCTCTTAAGGGAAGTTTGCTAAAAAATTCTTCCAACTGTTTATTAAGTTTACAAAAGTCAATTGCACACAAATCAAGTAGTTCTTTAACTTTATCGCTTTTAATAAGTCCATAAAAAATATGCTCTTCTGTGAACACAAGATGCTTAGACTTCATGAAAAACAAAAAAGTGTTAAAAAACAAACAATTTAAAGCTCTTCTATCATACATTCAAAATCAACTATAAAACAATTCGTAAAAATTTTTTTTTACCTATTCTTAATTCAACTTCATTGTTATTATTAAAATCCTTTTTAGTAAGAAGATGACTCTGATTTTCTACCCTTTTACCATTAATATAAACACCCCCAGAATTAATTAGTCTTCTGCCTTCTGACTTGCTAGGTACAATTTTTGAATCTAGCATTAAATCAACTAAAAATACCTCTTCTAGGTCAAAAAAACTAAATTTAAAAAATGGAATATTACTTCTATCTCCACTTCCCCTAAATGCAGCGAAAGATGCCTCTTGAACTTTCAAGGCTTCTGATTCTCCGTGAACAATTTTAGTTATCTCAAAAGCTAAAATCTCTTTGGCTTTATTTAAAGCATTCCCCTTAAAATTTGAAATTAATTCAATCTCATCTTCTTGTAAAAAAGTAAAAAGATATAAAAAAGTTTTCACATCAGAATCTGCAGTATTTCTAAAATACTGATAAAAATCATAAATACTGTAAAGATTAGAATCAAGATAAACAGCACCTTTTTCTGATTTACCCATCTTTTTTCCATCACTTCTTGTAATTAATGGGAACGTGAGACCAAAAGCTTCTGATCCAATTTTTTTTCTAATTAAGTCAACCCCCGAGATAATATTCCCCCATTGATCATCACCACCAATTTGAAGTCGACAATTTTTAATTTTATTAAGCATATAATAATCATAAGACTGTAAAAGTTGATAATTAAACTCAATAAAGGAAAGTCCAAAATCCAGCCTTCTTTTATAAGTTTCAAAGCTTAACATACGATTAACAGAAAAATGCATGCCAATATCTCTTAAAAATTCAATATAATTGAGATTATCTAACCAATTCGAATTATGAACAAAACATTCTGAAGTAAACTTAGTTATTCTTTGAAGTTGATTTTTTATCAACAAGGCATTATTGCTAATCTCTTCTGAAGATAAAATCTTTCTCATCTCACTTTTTCCAGAGGGATCGCCTATTTTTGCTGTAGAATCTCCAATCAAAACAATTGGCATATGACCATGTTGCCTAAGATGCATCATTGCCAAAAAAGGAATCAAATGGCCAATATGAAGAGAACTAGATGTTGCATCAACTCCTGCATAAAAAACTATTTTTTCTCTATCCATTAAATCACTTAAAACTTTTAAAGATGTACATTGCTTTACAAATCCGCGTTTATGCAAAAGCCTTAAAGCAAGATTCATTTATTAAAATCCTCTTTGTAATTCAAAATTTCTGTTTTAATATATGAATATAAATCATTAATAGAAATTCTCTCCTGAGCCATACTGTTTCTTTCTCTAACAGTAACTGTCTCATTCTCAATAGTATCGTAGTCTATTGTCACACAATAAGGAGTTCCTATTTCGTCTTGACGTCTATACCTTTTACCTATTGTTCCACTATCATCGTAAAATATATGAAAATCATCGCAAAGCTCCATATAAATCCTTCTAGCAATCTCAGTAAGCTCAACTTTTTTAACAAGAGGAAATATAGCGATCTTGTAAGGAGCCAGCTTAGGGTGCAAGCGCAAAACAATACGCTTGTCTCCATCTGAAAGTTCTTCCTCAGAATAAGCATCACAAAGGATCATTAAAACAGATCTTGTAAGACCAGCAGAAGTTTCAATAACATAAGGCATATATCTCTCTTTTGTTAACAAATCATGATACTCAAATATTTTGGGCTTGTTAGAAAATTTAGCGTGCTGAGTTAAATCATAATCACCCCTATTATGAATGCCTTCTACTTCCTGAAATCCAAACGGAAATTCATACTCAATATCAAATGCAGCCTTTGCATAATGAGCAAGCTGCATTGAATCATGAGCCTTAAATCTTAATTTATCGGGCCTAATTTTAAGAGTTTCTACAAAAAAATTCATTCTATTTTGCTGCCAATAACAAAACCATTCGTCCACTTGCTTGGGATGAACAAAGAACTGCATTTCCATTTGCTCAAATTCACAAGTTCTAAATATAAAATTTTTAGTAACTATCTCATTTCTAAATGCTTTACCTACTTGAGCAATCCCAAAAGGAATCTTAAGTCTTGAAGAATCCAAAACATTTCTAAAATTAACAAAAATTCCTTGTGCTGTCTCAGGCCTTAAATAAACCTCACTAGAACTGTCCTCAACTACCCCAATATGGGTTTTAAACATTAAATTAAAACTTCTTGGAGAAGTAAAATTATTCCCAACTTTGCAATTTGGACAACTTTTTGACAAATCAACAAAATCAGCTCTAAATCTGCTTTTACAATCTTTGCAATCAACCATAGAATCCGAAAAACCATCAACATGACCAGATGCTCTCCAAATTTCGGGGCGCATGAAAATAGCACTGTCTAAACCTACAATATTTTCATGCAAGTACACCATGCTCTTCCACCACTCTTTCTTTATATTTTTTTTAAGCTCAACTCCCAAAGGACCATAATCCCAAGCCCCTGAAAGGCCTCCGTAAACCTCTGAAGACTGAAATACAAACCCTTTTCTTTTTGCAAGAGAAATAATATCTTCCATTTTAACCATAAAATATCCTTAATAGCTATTCATTTATTCTTAAAAATTCCTGTGCTAATTTTATTCTTTCAAAAACTTTAGACTCTCCTATCAATTTTAAAGAATCAAAAAGTGGAGGAGAGACTTTGCTTCCAAGCGCTGCAATCCTAATAGGAAGAAGAATTTCTCTCAATTTAAAACCATTACTTTCGGCAAAATCATAAAAAATTTTATCATTTTCTTCTGACGACCTTTTTTCAAATCCTTCTAAAATAGGCTCTATTAATTCTAAAATAGAACAAACCTCTTTGGCTGTTTTTTTTCTACTTAAAAACTCATCTAAATTCCAAGATTTAATGTCCTCATAAAAAAATTTAGTCATACTTAAAGCATCACTCAATTTCTTAATTCTACCTTTTATAAGAGGGATTAATAACTTCAATTTTTGATTCTCTTCCAAAGTACTAGGTTTAGAAACATACCCTTTTTCTTGGAAAAAGGGGAGTAAAAGAGTAAATAAATCTTCATCTTTTTTCTCTCTAATATAGTAACTATTAAAAAAATCTAACTTATGATAATCAAAAATAGCAGGAGATTTATTTATTTTCTCAATTGAAAAAAATTGCTCAAGATAATTTTTTGAAAAAATTTCTCTCTTATCATCGTAAGACCAGCCAAGCAAAGTCACATAATTAATAATAGCTTCGGGAAGATATCCATCTTCAATAAACTGTCTTAAAGCTGTTGAACCATGTCTTTTGCTTAACTTTTGACCATCATTTCCCATAACCATTGGAAGGTGACAATAAATAGGAGGCTTCCATTTAAAAGCCTTATAAAGAAGCACATGCAATGGCCCTGAAGAAACCCATTCCTGAGCCCTTAATACATGGGTAATTTTCATCAAATAATCATCAACAACATTGGCAAGATGATAAGTCGGAAATCCATCTGACTTGAGAATTACAGGATCAGGACTAATGTCTTTATTCGACCATGTAATTCTTCCAAGCAAAATATCATCAAAACTAGTTTCTCCTTCTAAAGGAATTTTAAATCTGACAACGGGCTTAATTTTTTTAATTAGCGCATTCTCAACTTCATCATTACTTAAATTCCTACAATGCCTATCATATCCGGGCGGCATCTTATTAATATTTTGAATTTTCTTAATCCTTTCTAGCCTTTCAGGACTACAATAACAATAATAAGCATGCCCAGATTCAATTAAATACTTAGCATATTGTTTATATATTGCACTTCTTTGAGACTGAACATAAGGTGCATAATCACCTCCTACAACAGGACCTTCATCAAAAGAAATACCAAGCCATTTAAGACTTGAATAAAGATCATTTTCAGCTTCTGGGGAATACCTGCTCTGATCTGTATCCTCAATCCTAAGCAAAAATTTACCTCCACAAGACTTTGCAAAAAAATAATTAAACAAAGCTGTTCTAATCCCGCCAATATGCTGCAAACCTGTTGGAGAAGGTGCATAACGAACTCTTATACTCAAAACACAACTCCTTTAATAAAAAACATCTTTTTTAGAAAAATCATAAATATAATAAAAAACAACAAAAAATAAATTCGAACCAAGTAGCTTCGTATGTTTAGAATCTATCCTGTTTTTAAATTTATAGTATCGATTTCTAATTTTAATTTTTTTGCTTTCAAGTAAATCAAAAGATGTTTTTGATTTTCGCAATAAATAATAGAAATAAATAGTAAAAATATCATTTTTCAAAAAAAATTTATCTAAAAATTTTACCAACTCTTTTAGCTTTGAATGCTCTTCAAATGACAACATACTAAGAGCCTCACAATATTTCACCCACTTATTTCTACTGCACTTGTAATTTAAAATTAAACTAGACGCCTTTTCTTTTTCTCTAAAGCTAATAAGAACAGAATAAAGCTCTATTATTGTTTTATGCCTTAATCTGGTGTCTTTTAAATAAAAATAAAGTTCATCAAGGCTTTTTTTATCTTGTTTTATTAAAATAAACCTAAGAAGAATAGATATTTCAAAAACACTTTTAAGCTTTTTACGAACCATTTTAAGCTTCAAAAAAGTAAATGTGTCTTGCATCCCATTTAAAATAAAATACAATCTTGAAAAAAAATACTGAGAATAAATAACATTAAAAACAATCACTAATAAAAAATAAATTACAATAAATTGGTAATTAAACAAAATGAAGCTTAATTTCATTTGAAATCTTAAAATTGCCAGAAAATAAACAAATAATCCAAGGAAAACAATATTAAAACCTAAGCGTATTTTTTCTACCATAAAAATCTCTTCAAAAAAGCTTAATTCAAAAATTGAGATATAATAAGTACATTATACTAATAGATAGACAATTAATAAATAATATGATATAAAAGGTTAATAAAGCTTAATTTCAAGGGAATAAATGCAAAATTTTGAAAACATTATCAAAAATATAAAAAATTCATCATATCTAATAGACAAAGAATTCTTAGTTTGGCCAGAAAATGCACTTATTGAAGAGAAAAACATTGAACTTATTGAAAAATGGAATTTAAAACCATACATTAAAGAGAGAAAAAATTTTTTCAGCGATAACTCTGTTAAAAAAGAATATGAAGAAATACACAAACAGTTCAACGAAGAGGCTATTTCTAGTTATCATGTAATAATAAGCAATTTAGAAGAAATTTATGAAAATTGCAAAAGAAATAAAAAAATACATTATCAAGATATTATGCCTACTGTAAAAAAGGTAATAGAATTTTACAAGAAACAGAAAAAGTTCTTCATCAAATATTTTAGAATTCCCAAGCTTTCTGCAAATTACCACATTATTCATTCAGTAAATACAGCTATCTTAACAGTAGCCATTGGCAATGAAATGGGGCTAAATAACTATAAAA
This genomic interval from Borreliella andersonii contains the following:
- the tyrS gene encoding tyrosine--tRNA ligase, which codes for MNLALRLLHKRGFVKQCTSLKVLSDLMDREKIVFYAGVDATSSSLHIGHLIPFLAMMHLRQHGHMPIVLIGDSTAKIGDPSGKSEMRKILSSEEISNNALLIKNQLQRITKFTSECFVHNSNWLDNLNYIEFLRDIGMHFSVNRMLSFETYKRRLDFGLSFIEFNYQLLQSYDYYMLNKIKNCRLQIGGDDQWGNIISGVDLIRKKIGSEAFGLTFPLITRSDGKKMGKSEKGAVYLDSNLYSIYDFYQYFRNTADSDVKTFLYLFTFLQEDEIELISNFKGNALNKAKEILAFEITKIVHGESEALKVQEASFAAFRGSGDRSNIPFFKFSFFDLEEVFLVDLMLDSKIVPSKSEGRRLINSGGVYINGKRVENQSHLLTKKDFNNNNEVELRIGKKKFLRIVL
- a CDS encoding glycine--tRNA ligase — protein: MVKMEDIISLAKRKGFVFQSSEVYGGLSGAWDYGPLGVELKKNIKKEWWKSMVYLHENIVGLDSAIFMRPEIWRASGHVDGFSDSMVDCKDCKSRFRADFVDLSKSCPNCKVGNNFTSPRSFNLMFKTHIGVVEDSSSEVYLRPETAQGIFVNFRNVLDSSRLKIPFGIAQVGKAFRNEIVTKNFIFRTCEFEQMEMQFFVHPKQVDEWFCYWQQNRMNFFVETLKIRPDKLRFKAHDSMQLAHYAKAAFDIEYEFPFGFQEVEGIHNRGDYDLTQHAKFSNKPKIFEYHDLLTKERYMPYVIETSAGLTRSVLMILCDAYSEEELSDGDKRIVLRLHPKLAPYKIAIFPLVKKVELTEIARRIYMELCDDFHIFYDDSGTIGKRYRRQDEIGTPYCVTIDYDTIENETVTVRERNSMAQERISINDLYSYIKTEILNYKEDFNK
- the gltX gene encoding glutamate--tRNA ligase, giving the protein MSIRVRYAPSPTGLQHIGGIRTALFNYFFAKSCGGKFLLRIEDTDQSRYSPEAENDLYSSLKWLGISFDEGPVVGGDYAPYVQSQRSAIYKQYAKYLIESGHAYYCYCSPERLERIKKIQNINKMPPGYDRHCRNLSNDEVENALIKKIKPVVRFKIPLEGETSFDDILLGRITWSNKDISPDPVILKSDGFPTYHLANVVDDYLMKITHVLRAQEWVSSGPLHVLLYKAFKWKPPIYCHLPMVMGNDGQKLSKRHGSTALRQFIEDGYLPEAIINYVTLLGWSYDDKREIFSKNYLEQFFSIEKINKSPAIFDYHKLDFFNSYYIREKKDEDLFTLLLPFFQEKGYVSKPSTLEENQKLKLLIPLIKGRIKKLSDALSMTKFFYEDIKSWNLDEFLSRKKTAKEVCSILELIEPILEGFEKRSSEENDKIFYDFAESNGFKLREILLPIRIAALGSKVSPPLFDSLKLIGESKVFERIKLAQEFLRINE